The Macellibacteroides fermentans genome includes the window GAGCGAAATGATCGGCGTGTTGCAGTTTATCCGTTCGGGCAGAATTGCCATCAACAAGAGCAAAGTAGAACGGTTGAGCGACATGCTGGCCCTGATGGAAAAGAAAAAACAAGAAAAAGAGAAGGCAACGAATGAGTAAGATCGGAGAATTCCATTTTGTATCTGAATCCTATTTGCTCGATTTCAGAGGACGGGTAACCATCCCGATGATGGGTAATTACCTGCTTCATGCCTCCAGCACCCATGCCGAACAAAGAGGCTTTGGCTTTAACGCCATGGCAAGTCAGGGATGTGCCTGGGTGCTTTCGAGGATGGTGATAGAGATGAAATCCTATCCCACCATGCTTCAGCCCTTCTCCATTACAACCTGGGTGGAAGATGCGAATAAACTCTTCACAAGCCGTTGCTTTGCCATCCGCAATGCAGAAGGCGAGGCGATGGGCTATTGCAGAACACTTTGGGCGGCCATCGATCTGGAGAGCCGTAAACCCACCGATTTGGCGCGCCTGGATAATAACCTGCATTCATTTATTGTGGACGAACCCTGTCCCATCGAAAAACCCGGTAAGATACAGGCGGCAGAGAAAGACACGGAGGGCGAACCCTACAAGGTACGTTACAGCGACCTCGATGTGAACGGACATTTCAACAGCATCAAGTACATCGAGCACCTGCTGGATATGTTTGACCTGTCGATGTTTGCAGATAAAGAGGTGAGCCGTTTCGAGATTGCCTACATGGCAGAAGGAAAATACGGAATGGAAATGTTCCTTCATAAAAAAGAGATAGATCCCCTGCGGTATGTAACCTCCATCTGCGATAAGGATGGAAAGGCGATATGCCGGGCGGAGATAACCTGGAAATAAGAAATAAATTTGGTTTTTAATTTAAAAATAAAGAAAACATGGCAGTAATGAATTTTGGCGGTGTAGAAGAAAACGTAGTTACCCGCGAAGAATTTCCATTGGAAAAGGCAAGAGAAGTATTGAAAAATGAAACAATCGCAATTATCGGTTACGGAGTTCAGGGTCCGGGTCAGAGTCTGAACCTGCGCGACAATGGCTTCAATGTAATTGTTGGTCAGCGTAAGGAATCAAAAACATGGGATAAAGCCGTAGCCGACGGATGGGTACCGGGCGAAACCCTTTTTGATATCGAAGAGGCATGTCAGAAAGCCACCATCATCCAGTATCTGCTTTCGGATGCCGCTCAGATCGAGGTCTGGCCAACTGTAAAGAAGCACCTTACTCCGGGCAAGGCCTTGTATTTTTCTCACGGATTCGCCATCACTTACAAGGAACGTACCGGAATCGTACCTCCTGCCGATGTGGATGTAATCCTGGTTGCTCCTAAAGGATCTGGAACAAGTCTGCGCCGTATGTTCCTTCAGGGACGCGGTCTGAATTCAAGCTACGCTATTTTCCAGGATGCTACCGGCCGTGCACACGACAGAGTAGTAGCTTTGGGTATCGGCGTTGGTTCGGGTTACCTGTTTGAAACCACATTCAAACGCGAAGTATATTCAGATTTAACCGGCGAGCGCGGTACATTGATGGGTGCTATCCAGGGTATCTTTGCTGCACAGTACGAAACACTACGTGCCAACGGCCACACTCCATCCGAAGCATTCAACGAAACCGTAGAAGAACTTACCCAGAGCCTTATGCCTTTGGTAGCCGAAAACGGAATGGACTGGATGTATGCCAACTGCTCTACAACTGCACAACGCGGTGCATTGGACTGGTGGAAAAAGTTCCGCGATGCAAGCAAGCCTGTATTTGAAGAACTTTACAGCGAAGTAGCTAAAGGAAACGAAGCACAACGCTCTATCGATACAAACAGCAAACCCGACTACCGCAAAGGTCTTGAAGAAGAATTGAAAGAACTTCGTGAAAGCGAAATGTGGCAGGCTGGTATGGTAGTTCGTAAACTACGTCCGGAAAACAACTAATCGGATTTATCCATCATAATAAAAGCCCGGAAGTATTCGAAAGAATACAACCGGGCTTTATTCATTTATGCGATATTGCCGCCTTATAAGGGCATGTTGCCATGCTTCTTGGGCGGATGGGTAACACTCTTGTTTTGTGTCATCTCCAGCGCCTGAATCAATTTATAGCGAGTCTGCTTCGGCAGGATAATCTCGTCGATGTATCCCAACTCGGCTGCCCGGTAGGGATTGGCAAATTTTTGGGTGTATTCGCTCACCGCTTCGGCTTTCGCCTCCTCATTTTCGGAACGGTACAAAATATTAACAGCCCCCGAAGCCCCCATCACGGCAATTTCTGCCATGGGATAAGCCAAGTTCACATCGGCACCGGTCTGCTTGCTGGACATTACGATGTAGGCCCCACCGTAAGCCTTGCGGGTAATAAGCGTAATTTTAGGAACAGTAGCTTCGGCATAGGCATACACCACTTTGGCACCGTGACGGATTATACCGTTGTGCTCCTGGTTGGTTCCCGGCAAGAAGCCCGGAACATCCTCGAAGGTAATGAGGGGAATATTGAAACAGTCGCAGAAGCGGATAAAGCGTGCGGCTTTGTCGGATGCATCAATATCCAGCACCCCGGCATAATAGGCCGGCTGGTTGGCAACAATACCCACGGAACGTCCACCCATACGGGCAAACCCAATCACCACATTCTTGGCAAACGAAGGCATCACCTCGAAGAAATAATGATCGTCCACCACCGGCTCTATAATATCCTTGATGTCGTAAGGGATGTTCGGATCGTCGGGTATCACCTGCTGCAGCGACTCCTCTTCCCTCCGTATATCGTCGTTGCAAGGACGAACAGGCGCATCTTCCATATTGTTGGATGGCAGAAAACTGAGCAGCTCCCGTATGGAAGTCAGCGTCTCCTCTTCCGTATCATTCATGAAATGAGCCACGCCGCTTTGAGAAGTATGGGTATAGGCACCCCCCAGATCCTCTTTAGTAACCTCTTCGTGCGTTACCGCCTTCACCACATCCGGACCGGTAACAAACATATGGCTCTTCTCCTTTACCATAAAGATAAAGTCGGTCAGCGCCGGCGAGTAGCAGGCACCTCCGGCACACGGTCCCAGAATGGCCGATATCTGCGGAATCACACCAGACGAAAGCGTATTCTGATAAAAGATGGAAGCATATCCTGTAAGACTCTCCACCCCTTCCTGTATACGCGCCCCTCCGGAATCGTTCAACGCAATAACCGGAGCACCGTTCTTCAGGGCCAATGTCTGTACCTTAAGTATCTTATTGGCATTCGATGCACTAAGCGAACCACCCAATACGGTAAAATCGTAGGCATATACAAAAACCAGTCGTCCATCAATTTTACCATGACCGGAAACAATCCCGTCGCCGGCAATTTTGGATTTCTCCATGTTAAAGTCGGTGCAGCGGTGAACCACAAACTTATCCATTTCCACAAATGACCCTTTATCCAGCAACAGATCAATACGTTCGCGGGCAGTTAGTTTACCGGCTTCATGCTGTTTATCAATCTTACTCAAGCCTCCACCAAGCGAAGCCGCCTTGTCGAGTTCAATAAATTCCTTGTATCGTTTTTCGTTTTCCATCTTATTCTTCCGTCTTATTAATTTCGAGCGTAATCAACACCTGATCGTTTGTAACAGTGTCTCCTTCTTTAACCAGTACCTCCTTAACACAACAGTCGGAGTTAACCTTATAATTGCTTTGCATTTTCATGGCCTCAATCACCACAACCGTATCGCCGGCCAACAGATTGTCGCCTTCCTTAACAAGCACCTTCACCACTTTGCCGGGCATCGGTGCGATTATTTTGTTATCCGGTTTGTTTTCGTCTTTGCGTCTCATGCGCAGATACTTGGCCTGGGTATCCACAATCTCTACCGGATACGAAGAGAAGTAGGTACTCACCTTATATGAGCGGCCGTTTTCTGCCCGGATAAGTTCGGCATTATAGGATTTTCCTTCATGCAGGATGGAGCAATAACCATTTTCTACAATCATTATATCCACCTCAAACTCCTTACCGTCTATTGTAAGTAACACCTTGTTACCCTCTTTGCTTTTCAGTTCTACTTCAGCAACCCTGTTTCCGATATGTATCTCCATAGTGTTTCGTTTAAATTCTTAATACTCCCTTTTGCATACCAAACTCTTTCCACCGGCTGATAGGCCGGTTGTCGGCAGCCTGCGAGGGTTTATTTTCATCCAGGTTCATCAGGTAATCGATGTAGGCCGCAATCAAGGCAATATTTTCAGATTTTTCTTTGTTGATGCTTACGCCCTTAATTAAAAAGTCTGCGTTGGTCTCAATAAACTTGGTATCGTAGGTACCCTGTTCGAAGTCGGGCGTATCCAACAGATGACGCAGGTAGCTGATATTCGTCTTAATGCCCGTAATTTTATATTCGTGAAGCACACGCTTCATCCGTTCGATGGCAAACTTACGTGAAGTAGCCCATACAATCAGTTTACCGATCATCGGGTCGTAATACACCGGAATTTCGTAACCCTCGTAGGCATAACTGTCAATCCGTACACCGATGCCCGTAGGCTCGGCAAGCTGACGAATAATTCCCGGCGAAGGCATAAAATTGTTTTCGGTATCTTCTGCACAAATACGGCATTCGATGGCATGTCCGCGCTGCACGATATCTTCCTGCCGCAAATGCAAACGCTCTCCGTTAGCCACCCGTATCTGCTCCTTTACCAGATCTACACCCAGCACCTCTTCGGTGATGGGATGTTCAACCTGCAGGCGCGTATTCATTTCAAGAAAATAGAAATTATATTCGTTATCGACCAGAAACTCGATTGTTCCCGCATTTACATAGTTTACTGCTTTGGCAGCGGCTACGGCTTTTTTACCCATTTCATCGCGCAGGGCGGGAGTTATAAAAGGAGAGGGCGACTCTTCCACCATCTTCTGGTTTCGTCGCTGGATGGAACACTCACGTTCGCAAAGGTGTATAATGTTTCCGTAATTGTCTCCCAGAATCTGAAATTCAATGTGATGAGACTTTTCAATGTATTTTTCTACATACACAATTTCGGAACCGAACGACGAAAGAGCTTCCGAACGGGCTGCCAGAAAGGCTTCGGCGGCTTCACTCTCTTCACGTATCAGCCGCATCCCTTTGCCACCGCCACCCATGGAGGCCTTCAATATAACCGGAAATCCAATCTCTTTACAGATACGGATGGCCTCTTCCGGACTGTCTATCTGCCTTTCTATACCCGGAACAACCGGTACGCCGGCTTTAATCATTTGCTTTCGGGCCGATATCTTATCACCCATCGCTTCCATGGATTCGGGAGCCGGACCGATAAAAATGATTCCGGATTCGCGTACTTTACGTGCAAACTCTGCATTTTCTGATAAAAAACCATATCCGGGATGGATGGCATCGGCACCACATTTAAGAGCAACCTCAATAATCTTAGGTATATTAAGGTAACTTTCCTGCGAAGCAGCCGGACCGATGGGATAGGCCTCGTCGGCATATAAAACATGTCTCGATGAACGGTCGGCTTCCGAAAAAACAGCAACCGATTTAATATTCATCTCTCTGCAAGAGCGCATTATACGAATGGCAATCTCTCCACGATTGGCTATTAAAATCTTTTTTATCATGTTCCTAACACTCTTTATTATTCAACCAACTAGTTGAATTCAGTTTGACATTACTATATATAACAAAGTATAGACGAAAATGGGTTAGAAGAAATTGAATTTTCATCCGTGCCGGCTATGAAACGAATTAAATGCAAAAACATCTGTCATCTATCATTTTTTGGCTCAAAACCCTTTATTGAAGCGGAGTTTGAAAATGACAGATGCTTTTTTCATCTATCATTCATCTGTTATCTGTCATTCGCTGTAAATCGGCTTTTTATCTTTTAAAAATCAGATATAAATACATGCAAATTTTTGATACGATAAAACAACTTTAAATATTAAGCCAAGATATTCAAAAACAACGATATACAATGATTTTTACTTAAGTGAACTAATCGTTTGACAATTGTCGAAATGCATTACGACAATTGTCAAAAACGATTACGACAATTGTCAAAATACATTCTGACAGCTGTCGAACGATTCCTTTACTTAAGTAATCAAATTTAGTTCCTTAAGTAATAATTTTTTTTCCCTTATGGATGTAATAATGTACTTCGTTACCTAACATTCGCTCATATTGGGATTCAACTTAAGTACGTTAATGATGCAGCAACAGATCCTCTTTACAGCGGAGCTTTTAACTTTGTGAATGGGGCATCAGGTACCGGGACAGAATATGTTTACGATGCAAACGGAAGTTTGGTTCAGGATTATAACAAGAAGATAGCTAAGATTCAGTATAATCTGCTAAATTTGCCATCAATGTTACAGTTCCAGAACGGCAATACAACCAGTTACCAATATAGTAACGATGGAGTCAAGCGTAAAGTGACGCACCAGACAGCCATCGCGAATGTTGTTATTCCTATGGGAAGCATTCAACCTTTGTCTTCGGGACAGATTGCTTATACTTCAACAACGGATTACTGTGGAAATGTAATTTACGAGGATGGCATATTAAGTAAGATCCTGACCAACGAGGGATATATAACATTAAGTGGCACTACCCCCACCTATCATTACTACCTGAAAGATCACTTAGGAAATAACCGGGTTGTAATTGATCAGAATGGTTCAGTCGAACAGGTAAATCATTACTATCCGTTTGGAGGTCTTTTTGGAGAAGGTACCTCAAATACAAATCAAGCCTACAAATACAACGGCAAAGAGTTGGACCGCATGCACGGACTGGATTGGTACGATTACGGCGCCAGAAATTATGATACAGCGTTACCCGTCTGGACTACTGTCGATCCATTGGCTGAGAAGTACTACAATAGTTCAACTTATGCATATTGTGCAAATAACCCGATTATTTATATTGACCCAGACGGTCGAGATTGGGTGAATAGTAAAAAAGATGGGTATATATGGATGGATAACGTAACTTCCCCAAAAAGCACACCTAAGGGATATCGATATGTGGGTTCTGAAAACTCGTCAATACTTTCTGACCTAAATGTAAACTATTCTTTACCTGAGCAATCTTCAAATAGAATTGGATATGTTGCAGCAGATGCAGAAGAAGGTAAATATGCCGTAAGCCACATGACTAATGTTAAAGCAGAAAGTAATGTTGAAATAACAGCAAATGTTCGTTATGATATAAAAAATGGCACAGAGAATAATCAACTTGGACGTAAATTTGAGGGGGTAAATGTTTCTGGAACTTTAATTACTTCAAATACAGCAGTTGATGGAGAGGCTAATGTAGGTGCCATGATGAAAGTAAATTATGGCGGACAAACTTATACATCAACCTTTGCTGAGCCTAATCAAACTTATGTAAAACAAACAGGAACAGGAGTTGGGGTAGCTAATATTAATATCCCGGCTTCAATGTTAAGCTCAGTAACAAGTTTTATAGATGTAAGAGTTAGTGGAAGTTGGTGGGTTACGAATTCCACAGGCTTAAAAACTCCTGTTGTTTACCATTCTCTTGCTCCGATTCCATTGAGTTTTAATCACAATTGGGTTTTTCCCAATAAATAATTTAACACGATGAGTAAGAATTTAATAATTGTAATATTCTGTTTTTTATTCCTTTGCTGTCGAGGTGAGTCTAATGATTGCAAAAATAGCTATCAAAAAGCAAAGATAAACTTAAACAAATATTACGAAGATCGTTCGAGTAGTCATCTTGATTCAGCATTATATTATGCGAATCAGTTAAGTGCTTGTACTGAGTATAAAGTTCGTGCGGTGAATCTAAAAATTACCGTGTATACTCTTTTAAAGAAATATGAAATGGGCTGCAAGTATGTAGATTCTTTGAATGTGAACGATTTTAGTTTACCATATCAAAAGACATTATATATGAAAACATTTGAAGGATTATCTTTTGAGCAGAGAGATGATTACACAAAAAGAGATGCTTGCTACAAAGAAATTGTCGCTGAGATTGAAAGATATCTAAATACAAATCCTTTGGATAAAAATGCAATTGCTGACTTATTTTATACTAAGCTTAAATACGAAGAAAAAAAAGTTGTAATAAATGAAATCAATTTAATGCAATCTCAAAAAAAGAATGACAAAGAGTTTTTTGAAGCTTTAAAAGAAACAATTAATGCAATGGAATAAAAAGATTCTATATCTCATTAACCCAGATGGGTATAATACTCCCCAAAACCTGGACCACTTGTGAAGTCGAATAAAAAGGGTTTAATTTGAATCAAAAAAGAGTATTTTAGAGATGGGGAAAAGAACACATTACACGGCCGAATTTAAGGCCAAGGTTGCTATTTCAGCCTTAAAGGAACAAGAAACGCTAAGTGAGTTGGTTCATCGCTTTGGAGTAAGTGCCATGACGATCAGTAAATGGAAACAAGAGTTTTTAAATGGCAGCAGCAAGGTTTTTGAGGGTGCTCGATCAGCTGAAAAAGAGGACAGTGAGGAGGAAATTCAAAAACTACATGCTACGATCGGCCGCCTGACCGTCGAACGGGATTTTTTAGCAGATGCCTGCAAGAGAGCCGGTCTAAAAAAGAAATGAGACAACTTGTAAATCCCAGGCATAAAGAGCTCAGCGTTCGTTCACAAACGGAATTATTGGAAATACCAAGAAGTACACTGTATTACAAACCGATAGGAGAAAGTCCTGAAAATTTGGAAATAATGCAAAAGATGGATAAGCACCATATTGAACATCCCACTTGTGGCGTGTTGGGGATGCAGGATATGCTTCGTTTAAATGGATTTCAGATAAACCACAAACGAATCCGACGATTGATGCGCTTGATGAATATCCGGGTCAAATATCCTCAAAAAAGCTTGAGTAATCCGGGTGCCCGCAAGTACATCCTCCCTTATCTGCTTCGGGGACTTGATATTGTAAAGACAAATCAGGTGTGGTCCATAGATATCAGTTACATTCCTATGAAACAGGGGTTTATGTATCTAACAGCCATCATGGATGTGCAAAGCCGCTACATTGTGGGCTGGAGCTTATCCAACACACTTGAGAAAAGTGTTTGCCTGGATCTGGTTGAAGAGTCGATCAGAAAGTATGGTGCACCGGAAATCATCAACTCCGACCAGGGTGTTCAATTTACCAATCCGTCTTGGATCGAAACGCTTAAAGAAAATGGTATTAAAATAAGCATGGATGGAAAAGGACGTGCCAAGGATAATATCTGGATTGAACGATTTTGGCGCACGATCAAACAAGAGTATGTATATTTGAATCCGTGTGATGACGGACTGGAGCTTTATAAGGGAATCAGGAAATATATGCAATATTACAACTACAACCGGGCGCATCAGGGGATAGGAAGACAAATTCCCGGTGTGGTGTATAAAACGGTTGCCTGAGCGTTCTTTTCTTTTAAATGCAAAGAAAAGGTATGCTCCGATTCTTGAAAGGCTAAAATGAACAACCCTTCGCTAAAGCTACGGGTTGGCCTTGCATGAATCTACTCATACCTTAAAAAAGCATTGAAAAGAAAAAAACGAATAAAAATATTAAAAGGCCTTCATATAGGTAAAAGGCTGATCAAGTGGTCGAAAAAGAGGGAGTACTATATTTCTATTATTTCGTTGATGTCGATGATTTCAAGGTTCTCAATAATTTCGATGTTTACAGGGATTAAGACCGGCATAGCTAGGGTGCAAGGTTACAATATATATTGTCGAAATAAAGTCCAATCACCCTATAACGTTTGGACTTATTTATTATGATAGAGAAAAACACCTTCCTTTGCTATACGAAAACAATAAAAGAGTAGTACCGTATCATTCTTTGTTTATTCATTCAAAACAAAAATCGGGTATTTTTCTTCTGAGATTTAATGGTATAATGGTTCAAAACTTAAAAATAAAAATTATGGCAAGTAATCTTACAATTCTAGTTGAGACAGCTCTTCCTGCTCTCTCTGGTTCTGCAGTAACATACAATGCAGCAAAGAACATTTACCTATCATCTGGTTATACTAGCGCTGCAGGGAATACCTATTTTCAAGGTATAAGACTCTCAGATCGTATCATAATCAACTATGATTTCGGTCAAGGTTATGCCTATCTCTTCCTGAATGGTATTAGAATCTATGGTTTTGATGGACGTGACAAGAAACTCATAGCCTCTCGCTCATACTGTTGTAAAGGACATTCTGAACAGTTTGCTAAGAGTGAATGCATCAGCATGATCCAAGAATACATGAAAGGCCAGATAAAGATGCTAAACGCATCCATCACCGAGAGTCAAATACAAGATTTTTCGGAAAAGTTGATTGTAGACACATTAAACAATAAGAAAATACTCGCTTAATACTTAACATCATGGCACAACTAACTAGTATATCAAATTCATTATTCGACCAAATGCTTCCTACATTTGGGAATCCCGGCAACAATCTTCCTGTATGGAACGAGGGTCAGAAGATGTTCATTTCTTCGGAGTATGAGAGTGCAGGAGGGAACAGATATTATAAAGGCCTACGCTTTTGCGATCAGCTCGCTATCATTGAAACTTGGGGGACCTATCACACCTGGACATACATCAATTCAGTCGAGATATATACCTTTGATGGTAATAAACCTAGACTTGCTGGTAAGAGAACATTTGATAAGCAATTCTATGATACAGCTTTCATCAAAGGCCTGACTGAAGAGATGGTTCAAGAGTACATGAAGGGTCAATTGAAGATTCAGGATTTAAATCTCCCCGCAGTCCGTTTGCAAGAGCAAGCTAAGTCTATCGTGGACAGAAGCTATAAGAGTTTCTTGGACGACGATTACATCTCCCGCATTCAGATGATTTTACAACTATTAACTACCAACAAGTAAAAGACAATGAATACAATAGAAATGACAAGCAAGCAACAACAGGCATATGACTTGATTGCTAAAACTAACACCAGCTTTTTCCTTACGGGTAAAGCCGGCTCAGGAAAGACATCATTCCTGAAAAAAGTACAAGAGGAAGTCAATAAAAACTTCATCATATTGGCTCCTACTGGAGTTGCTGCTATCATAGCAGGTGGAGAAACTATCCATTCTTTCTTCGGATTCCCTATGGAGGCTATGCCCATATTAAGTGTAGGCAGAATCAGTCAAGAGCGTTATTCTGTATTGCAGAATGTAAATACTATCATCATTGATGAAGTATCAATGGTTAGATGCGACCTGATTGATGCCATTGATGCCACTCTTAGAAGCTGTATGCACACCACAGCACCTTTTGGGGGGAAGCAGATGGTATTCGTTGGGGATCTGTTTCAGCTTGAGCCTATATTAGCATCAGCGACTGACAAGGAAATTATTAAGGAAGATTACAATACAGATAAGCCTTTCTTCTTCAAAGCAATAGTTTTCAATCGCCTCCAATTGCCTTCTATTGAGTTCAACAAAGTCTACAGACAAGATGATGAAACATTCTTGCGCATCTTAAACAATATACGTAATGGCAATGTCGATTATAACGGCCTCGAGATTCTTAACCAAAGGACTAAAGTAGGCATCCCTGAAGACGAGATGGTTATTACACTAGCTTCTATCAACAAGGCTGCTAATCAAATCAACTCTTCTAAGTTGGACGCAATTCTAGAGGAAACCTTCTCGTTCGAGGCAACCATCCTAAAAAATTTCAAGAAGGATAAAGCGCCTGTCGAAGATGTGCTTACTCTTAAGAAGGGCGCTCAAGTAATGTTTTGCAGAAACGATCCTGCACGTCGATGGGTTAATGGCTCCATCGGAGTTGTTTCGAAGATTAACAAAGAATCCATCCATGTTACTCTGAAGGATGGCAATGAATATAAAATTGAGCCTGTTACTTGGGAGTCTAATAGCTACAAGTATGACAAGTCGAATAGAAAACTCGAGAAAACCGTAAATGGTTCATTTACTCAATACCCCTTGAAGCTCGCATGGGCAATCACTATCCACAAAAGTCAGGGCATGACCTTTGATAAGATGATTCTTGACTTGAGTAGAGGCATCTTCTCTGATGGCCAGCTTTATGTAGCACTTAGCCGTGTGAAGACTTTGAATGGCTTGTATTTAACCAGACCTATTCAGCCAAACTATGTAAGAGGCAGTAAAGAAGTGCAACGCTTTGCAAATCAATTCAACAATGAAGCTCTTATCCAGAATGAACTAGAAAAGGGTAAACAAATCTTCAAGTTTTTGTCAGAGCATGACTATGATTCTGTTGCTTTGGAATTACTCAACATGAGTCTCAACAAGGTTCGTGAAGGTAAGATTAAAGAAGCAATCTATCTCATTGGAGACATGTTTAACATCATGATTTCTGATGAGCATATGTTGAACATTCTTACCGATATTCCTTATCTGAAGGAAGATTGCATCACCTGCAATATGCTCAATGCAGTGTTCTCACTCTACAGTGGCAACTACAATGATGGCATTAAGTATGCTGATCGAATCATCTCAATCCACCAGAGCAAAGAAATCATTTATGTCAAAGCTCGTTGTTTGGCTTTGCTTGGTAAGTATCAAGATGCTGATGTCATTCATATACAGCTAGGTGATATCATTGGCAAGGATGTAGATCTGAAAGTGTATTATGCTATAGCTGTTGTTAATGAAGCTATTGGAGACCCAGGTCTTGGCATTATGCAAACAGTGTTCAAGGTTCAGCCTAAATATTTGACCAGTCTGAAAACTCTACGTAAACTCATGAAGGACAAGAAGATAAATTTATTCTACAACAACACAAACGAATTAGTTGATCTATTTAACTCTGATGTTTCAAAGAATGGTTTCATTGAAGCATATATCAAAAAGGACGATAAAGAGAAAA containing:
- a CDS encoding ATP-dependent DNA helicase, giving the protein MNTIEMTSKQQQAYDLIAKTNTSFFLTGKAGSGKTSFLKKVQEEVNKNFIILAPTGVAAIIAGGETIHSFFGFPMEAMPILSVGRISQERYSVLQNVNTIIIDEVSMVRCDLIDAIDATLRSCMHTTAPFGGKQMVFVGDLFQLEPILASATDKEIIKEDYNTDKPFFFKAIVFNRLQLPSIEFNKVYRQDDETFLRILNNIRNGNVDYNGLEILNQRTKVGIPEDEMVITLASINKAANQINSSKLDAILEETFSFEATILKNFKKDKAPVEDVLTLKKGAQVMFCRNDPARRWVNGSIGVVSKINKESIHVTLKDGNEYKIEPVTWESNSYKYDKSNRKLEKTVNGSFTQYPLKLAWAITIHKSQGMTFDKMILDLSRGIFSDGQLYVALSRVKTLNGLYLTRPIQPNYVRGSKEVQRFANQFNNEALIQNELEKGKQIFKFLSEHDYDSVALELLNMSLNKVREGKIKEAIYLIGDMFNIMISDEHMLNILTDIPYLKEDCITCNMLNAVFSLYSGNYNDGIKYADRIISIHQSKEIIYVKARCLALLGKYQDADVIHIQLGDIIGKDVDLKVYYAIAVVNEAIGDPGLGIMQTVFKVQPKYLTSLKTLRKLMKDKKINLFYNNTNELVDLFNSDVSKNGFIEAYIKKDDKEKKEFNKIVLNQAF